The Oncorhynchus mykiss isolate Arlee chromosome 17, USDA_OmykA_1.1, whole genome shotgun sequence genomic interval CAACAGGCGGCGGTAGGAGGACGATGTGGCGGCGGCGGCGCTGCTGGACAGACAGTGCTCCTCGTTGGCACACTGCAGTATGTACATGGGCCGGTCCTCCAGGTACGTGGTGTGTTCCACCACCTGGGCGTTTAGAACCAAGTCTGGGGCCGCTGTATGCCGAGGCAGAGGATAGGTTGTTGTTAATATGGAGATCAGAGGCTGCACTTTGAATAGAGACCCAATCAAGGATTCAAACAACAGCAAAATGGCCGCCCAACACTTTTTGGAGGTAACATGGACTTGTTCAAAAacaacattattattttttaaatgttttgcaacagtgTGCCATAATGAATGCGACCCAGCTACTGTAAGTGACTTACTCTCAGAGCAGGAGACTCCAGCAGCGAAGCGTCCTCCCCCTCGGGGGCAGTCGAGGTGTTTCCCATGATGGAGGCACTGGGCCAGAGTCATCTCTGTCCCCGAGCACCTGACCCCGCTCATCACCACGTCATCAGCACTCACGTCTCCTGGCCAGTACCACGTCTCCTGGTAGTGAGAAATAACACAGACAAACCGATCAAACATAGGCCGAGCTTCAATTCTTCCAACTCAAAATGGAAAACTGTCATTTCATCATCCTACCACAAGAGGTTTCCCTATCTACATTTCCATCCTTGCAAGTCATGAGACTGCACAGCTGTTGTTGCGATACGGGAACATCTGCCTAGATGTAGTTGATTGTGATTGTCCAAAACCCCTTCACAAGATAGACATAGATGAATATTAGTTAGGCCACTCTTTCCTTGGAGGATGTTTACTAGACCTCATGTATCTGATGAGACTTTATAAAGCAAGTAGCAAGATCCTTAAGCAAACAAAGTCTCTCTGTCTGAAGTCAAATGTTgctatgttgagagagagagataatgtatTAAGTCTGTCCTCATGGATCTGATTCAGCCTCTTTATAGTATCATCTGTATGTCTCTGACAACGCCCAAAGCCAAGGGAATACTCCTGTAAAACTCATTATTTCCAGGGTCTCCCACGGAAGGAGTATGTATGGGTGggttggagggaaggaggggggctAGGGAGATCTACGGAACAGAGTTTTAGACTTTGGTATCATATGTTCCATCTGTCCCTCTGCCTGCAGAAACACTTAGTCTGCgttactaatggaaccctattctcctGCTTTTGAccagtcactatatagggaatctgGTACCATTAGGACGCAACCTtagagtgggttgagtcactgacgtgatcttcctgtccgggttggcgcccccctcgggttcgagccgtgggggagatcttagtgggctatactctgccttgtctcagggtagtaagttggtggtttaaagatatccctctagtggtgtgggggctgtgctttggcaaagtgggtggggttatatcctgcctgaaggggcctgtccgggggtattgttggaaggggccacagtgtctcacaacctctcctgtctcagcctacagtatttatgttgcaatagtttatgtgtcgggggggctagggccagtctgttatatctggagtatttctcctgtcttatccggtgtcctgtgtgaatttaagtctgctccctctaattctctttctctcttttctcggacctgagccctaggaccatgcctcgggagtgcctggcctgatgactccttgctttccccagtccacctggttgtgctgctgctccagtttcagtgtctgtctctctgtctgtctgtctgtctgtctgtctgtctgtgcgtgcaTGTGGGTGTGTATGCTAggtccaaatacatttaaaggaTCCCCAAACACATAATGACATTTTCATGTAAACTGCCATTAAAAGGGGCATTAGTACACAATCATCaaaatcacacaattactgtGCAAAAGAGTTCTATCAGCCCAGTCCAATTTCCAGTCATTAAACTCTCCCACCCATCAACACAGTTCTTccatgattcataaatactttccagACGTATATCACCACTGCCAGTGGCATCAGCAGTTGTTAGTACACTGCAAATTAGAGAAAGTCTCTCAAACTGTAGAACCGCAAGAAAAAATGTATAAAGAACGCAGATAGTGCTTTCCTTTCGGCGTGTATCGAGGTGCTTTCCTTAGAGAGGTGTATCACACGGTGGGACTAAAGACAGCTCTTGAATCACCCTTTAAATACAACAAATAATCTAAATAGCAGCACTAATCAGCAGATAAGCGTACCTACCCTACATACAGTTTGCTGATGGTCGTAGGCCAATTAAACTTCAAAGAGCAGGAATGAACTCCCCACCATCAAATCTAGCCTGTAGCCTTTCCTCACTCCATCACCTCAGTTAGTGTGGAGAATATAAgctgtaaagtcagtgtggagactataagctgtaaggtcagtgtggagactataagctgtaaggtcagtgtggagactatacgCTGTaaggtcagtgtggagactataagtgttaagtcagtgtggagactataagtgttaagtcagtgtggagactataagtgttaagtcagtgtggagactataagctgtaaggtcagtgtggagactataagctctaaggtcagtgtggagactaaGCTGTaaggtcagtgtggagactataagtgttaagtcagtgtggagactataagctgtaaggtcagtgtggagactataagctctaaagtcagtgtggagactataagcTCTAAGGccagtgtggagactataagctgtaaggtcagtgtggagactaaGCTGTaaggtcagtgtggagactataagtgttaagtcagtgtggagactataagtgttaagtcagtgtggagactataagtgttaagtcagtgtggagactataggctctaaggtcagtgtggagactaaGCTGTaaggtcagtgtggagactataagctgtaaggtcagtgtggagactataagatgtaaggtcagtgtggagactataagctgtaaggtcagtgtggagactataagctgtaaggtcagtgtggagactataagctctaaggtcagtgtggagactataagctgtaaggtcagtgtggagactataagctctaaggtcagtgtggagactataagccctaaggtcagtgtggagactataagctctaaggtcagtgtggagactataaactctaaggtcagtgtggagactataagctctaaggtcagtgtggagactataagctctaaggtcagtgtggagactataagctgtaaggtcagtgtggagactataagctctaaggtcagtgtggagactataagctctaaggtcagtgtggagactataagcCCTgaggtcagtgtggagactataagccctaaggtcagtgtggagactataagctctaaggtcagtgtggagactataaactctaaggtcagtgtggagactataagctctaaggtcagtgtggagactataagctctaaggtcagtgtggagactataagcTGTAAGGTCGGTGTGGAGACTATAAGCTCTaaggtcagtgtggagactataagctgtaaggtcagtgtggagactataagctctaaggtcagtgtggagactaaGCTGTaaggtcagtgtggagactataagctctaaggtcagtgtggagactataagcCCTgaggtcagtgtggagactataagccctaaggtcagtgtggagactataagctctaaggtcagtgtggagactatacacTCTTaaggtcagtgtggagactataagctctaaggtcagtgtggagactataagctctaaggtcagtgtggagactataagctgtaaggtcagtgtggagactataagctctaaggtcagtgtggagactataagctctaaggtcagtgtggagactataagctctaaggtcagtgtggagactataagcTCTAAGGTCAGAGCCCCTTTTACTTTCCTTCAGTGAACATCTCCAGCTGTTTACAGCTAAATGACGTATATAAGAGCCATATGGATATATGGGGTTTGCTGGTGGCATATAACTGAGGCCCACTTGATGATGTACTTTTATGAAGTATTATGAAGACTATTTCCCAACAAAATGTATAATTGACCCTTTTAATATTATTACATGTTGTTGATACTTACACAGAAGCATATTTACCCTTTGTCAAAGAATGTTAGGCTCTTGATTGTCTGGCTGACCAGCCAATGTGATGATATTTTGTTGTGTATAAACTCACCTGGAAGGCGTTGTTGGCAAAACCGAGACCCAGCTGTCTGCACACGACTGTAGCCTCTATGGTACCCCAGCTGTCACTGCACACCGTACCCCACACCAACGAGCCGTTCTTCTCCGCCAGCACCTCCACACGCCCTTCAAATGGGTTCCGCCCACCGCTCAGACGCAGCTGCAACCAGAGATTAGATGTTTATAAAGGCAGTCCCATTCTGCTCATATATTTGGtgtttattggacagggtagagatggagagggaagacAGGAGGAAAAAGTGTGCTGAAATAGCAGTGGGTCCAATTCGAACCCACGCTGCAGCAGTATGTGTTCTGGGTCAGCGACTTAGACTGCTAGATCACCCGCTAGGCCACAGATGATCTGTATATTATGAGGCCAAAAATCCACTTGAAAGAGGTAGTATATTCCCTCACATATGTGTTTAAGTATTCTGTTCTTCATGGAAAACTCACATATTTGCCATAAATCCTATCTTTAGGCTTTACCTAAAGTATTTCCAGAGGCAGTAAAACATCAAATATTTCTTATACTATGAAAATGTTTGGCAAAAATGTGTGGTTGGTGTTAGTAGCGGAATCAGAATAACAAAAGAAATGTGCAAATCCATGGAtgatcagcacccctacttcccctGGCTATGCctaccggtggcttcaaagcctctcaacggtcaatacatagcatcagtaatccagggtttatataaaTCATTGTGTAAAacccatacagtgcattcggaaagtattctgaccacttcactttttccacattttgttacgttacagccttgttctaaaattgattaaattgttaaaatgattaaattgtttttttctctaatccatctacacacaatacccataatgacaaaccaaaaacaggttttttgaaatgtttgcaaaagtataaaaaataagtaaatatcacatttacataagtattcagacccattactcagtattttgttgaagcacctttgcagcaattacagccttgagtcttcttggatatgacgctacaagcttggcacacctgtatttgggaactttcccccattcttctctgcagatcctctcaagcactgtcaggttggatgggaagcgtcgctgcacagctattttcaggtctctcctgaaaatagctgtgcagagagagagctgttgattcgggttctggctgggccactcaaggacattcagagacttgtcccgaagccacttttgtcttggctgtgtgcttagggtcattgtcctgttggaaggtgaatcttcacccaGTCTGATGCTCTGAGAGCTCttgggcaggttttcatcaagaatctctttgtactttgctccgttcatctttccctcaatcctgactagtcttccaggccctgtcgctgaaaaacaaacccaacagcatgatgctaccaccaccatgcttcaccgcagggatgttattggccaggtgatgagcagtgcctggtttccttcaggcgtgacgcttggtattcaggccaaagagttcaatcttggtttcatcagactagagaatcttgtttctcatggtctgagagtcctttaggtgccttttggcaaactccaagcagcctGTCAtgtttccatctggccactttaccataaaggcctgattggtggagtgctgcagagatggttgtccttccttcttgaccatcggtttcttggtgacctccctgaccaaggcccttcaccccgattgctcagtttggccgggcggccagctctagggagattcttggtggttctacacttcttcaatttaagaatgatagaggccactgtgttattgtggaccttcaatgctgcagacattttttggtacccttccccagatctgtgcctcgacacaattctgtctcaaagctctacggacaattccttcgacctcatagctaggtttttttctctgacatgcactgtcaactgtggaaccttaaatagacaggtgtgggcctttccaaatcatgtccaatcaattgactttaacacaggtggactccaatcacgttttagaaacatctcaaggatgatcaatggaaacaggatgcacctgagctcaatttccgagtctcatagcaaagggtctgaatacttgtaaataaggtatttccattttttttactttataaatttgctaacatttctaaaaacctgttttcactttgtcattatggggtattgtatgtagatttatgagggaaaacattacttgaatccattttagaataaggctgtaacataacaaaatgtggaaaaagtcaaggggtatgaatactttccaaatgcactgtttgCAGCAACATGCGTGCTGCACGTGCTAGGTCTACTCACTCTGTTCTGGAAGCCCATGGCAGGAACATTACATCGAACTGCAGCGTCCTCCTCGTGACTGCAGCCCAGGGCATCTCTATTGAAGTAACACTCAGTGAGGGATTTCTCAAAGCCAGAACACTTCACCTCATTCATATGGACCGGGCCCATTCCTACAGGGGAGAGAAGACACACTGGGAGTCAGATCCACCCCACTCTCAATCAAATAATTAAATATGTATCTCTATGCTTTCAATAATCCAGGACACAGACACTggactggtttcccagacacagatttaaCGTAGTTCAGGACTAAAAAGCATTCTCAACGGAGAGTCCTCCAATGAAAAACctttttagttcaggactaggctAAATCTGCGTCTGGGAAACCGGCCCACTATGTTTAATTGAATAGCAATAATGCCTAACAGGAGTAGAAATCCCACTGAGAGTGGATATGAACTCTCCTGCCAATTTTAAGCCAACTCTGATCCATTCAAGTGGGGCACTTGGGAACATTAAattgttcctcctctctctttttaaaACTTTGTCAAGTCAAAATAATTAATGTGAATAAAAATGGATTTTCCACAATATAATGTGTGATCACTCCCTTCCTGCTGTGTCTGTCTCCAGCATATGACAGGACAGGAACATTTCTCTGGCAGTGTTTGCTCTGTAACTAGAGCCAAGGTGGTCCGAGACACAGACTGACAGCAGGTCAAGAAAACAGAAAAGACACCATCCTCTGTTACTGTGTGGTTATACAGCGTCTGAATAGTGGATGGCAGAGGTGGTCTGAGACTTGGATCACTATGGATAAGCGCTTGCATATTCCATTACAGCAGATTCATGTActtgaatgggagagagagagagagtggagacctACCTTGTCCCAGTTTGCCTCCAGCGAGGGCCTCCTTGGCACTACCGAAGCCCAGTTCTCGACACACCACGGTGGCTGCCTCCAGGTTCCAGCTGTCATCGCAGACGGTGCCCCATTCACCATTTTTCAGCACTTCCACTCGCCCTTCCCCTATGTTGGCTCCGCCTCTCAGGCGCACCAGGGGTTGCTGCGGAAACGATTGACCGTGTTAGGCCTACTGTTACTGAGAAACAATAGTTTACAATCACTTGGCATAGTTAAAATATCCAATTACTttgatatgtgtgtatgtattctTTACAGAAACAGTCCAGTAACTCAAATTTGGATTTTGTTTGTTGAACCACACAAAAATAAACAGTATCGTATTGTTCCATACATCCTGAGCTTATTGtgaatcacagagagagagagagggagagagagtttgagaTCTCAGTGTATCTATTTTCCCTTTTGTCCAGAGCCCATGAGTCATCTGTGAAGTGTTCGAACACAGTGTTCTGCAGTCTCTAATTTGAATCACATGCAACGTGATATAAAACAGCACAGCACATAATACAGAAATCAAAGAGTGGATTTTATAGGAAAGATCACTAAATCAAACTGTAATTGTAACTGTTTCCTTACATTAATTAACATTAACAACTAAggtttgtctttcataattttcTCCTCTTCTGAATGCTTTCCATTTCAATACAAGACACAAGGCCAGAGACAGCTCAAACTCCAGTAACATCACATCTCCATCATAAGCAGTCTCTTGTACAGAGGTCCTATGAATCACAGTTTTATGCTCTCTCTCGTTCCAGATGATCCAACCTACCTCCACCCTGTAGGCCTTGCTGAAGCCCTGGGCGTGGCTGGGAGCAAAGGCCCGTCCTGGAACACAGTTGACCACCACGGGCAAGCCCTTCTCACAGGTGGCATTCCCCCTCAGCTCCACCTTGTGGCCCAGCTTACAGCCATGCAGGCTGGCCTCGTTCCCCGTGCAGTTCACTCCGAAGCCCCAGTAGTTCTTCTTCCTGCGCTTGGACAGCAGCCTGAGACAGGAAACAAAGAGATTGAGTTGAGTCTAGTTGAATTTAGTTGAATTTAAATAGTTAATTTTTCTCTTTTAGCCTGCTGTGAAAACATGAACTTGTCTACAGTACCTGATGAGGAAACATTATACCAACTTTTGTTTTTTAACACATAAAATGCTACCCTACCCCTCATTAATACATTTCCCCAGTTGAACTTGGGAGgtttaaacgtttttttttattgactGTTTTAGTACAAAGTACAATGGCAGTATTGTAGTCCAAATAACATGCAATtcccatcagtggaggctgctgagggaaggacggctcataataatgtctgaaacggaacaaatggaatggcatcaaacacatggaaaccatatgtttgatgtagttgataccattccactgattcctctccagccattaccacaagctcctccccaattaaggtcccACCTCCTGTGATACCATTACCAGTCCAAGTCATTCATGGCCCAAGTCATTCATGGTCCAAATGTGAAACAAAATACTTTTGTGAGAATATTAGTGGACACACACAAAGTGTGATTGTTGCCCAACCACTTTCTCTTCTGCTCCAGTTAACACCACTTCTCTCACAAGTGCCACATGAgttttagtgaccacagagagtcagggcCTTAGTTTAATATCTCATTAGAGACATGACCCTTTGTAGAGCCACCAAATGGGATGAGTGCCCCCTACTGGCCCCCCACACTACTTCCAACAGCATCTGGTGGTGCAAGGACCGACCCCCTCCCCTAGAAGAGGGCCAATAGAGGGATACAGGCCAGAATGGTATGGCTGCCTGCTGGAATAAACAATCTGTCTGTTTTttaatctatttttttttaatctgtaTTTTGgatgtaaatggcatgttatagaagTGTCCATGGGTGTGCTGGTGTTTAGATGCTGTATacgtgaaattgtgtcatttcaaaCTTTATCGCAACGTTATATTCAATTTTGTTTGACCCAAGCAAAACTTTTCCATGTGCCCACGCACAGGCTATCGCTAGAGTCCAACTAAATGGAatatgacgagagagagagacacatttgGGAGCACTTCATGAAGTCTGCATGTATCTTTCCCTCTTTTCTGTTATGCTGCTCACTTGTAGACTTTAGTGTTGTATCTTTTCTCTCCAGGGAAGCCGTACATCCCACAGATGACCCGGCTGTTCATCTCAGTCCACTCCAAGTCACAGATCTGTCTCCACTTCCCCCCGTCCTTCACCTCCAGGTAGCCCTCCGTCATGGGAACCCTTTTACGCTGGGAGGAGATGGCCCGGATACGCACATCTTCCACCTGGACATTCAGActctgcagaaagagagagacacagagtcccTGGATCAGCCACAGTCATTCAATCATGTATTATTTCACTTGAAGATTATCAATGAAAGATTCGGGACAGTGCAGCCATGGCATGGAGCCCAACTGAGGCCTTATTCTTCATTTTTGAAGACATACTTGCCTTtaaaacctctacgggatcggcgtccctataccgggacggttgagctaacgtgcgctaatgtgattagcatgacgttgtaagtaacagca includes:
- the LOC110494120 gene encoding lysyl oxidase homolog 2A isoform X2; the protein is MTEGYLEVKDGGKWRQICDLEWTEMNSRVICGMYGFPGEKRYNTKVYKLLSKRRKKNYWGFGVNCTGNEASLHGCKLGHKVELRGNATCEKGLPVVVNCVPGRAFAPSHAQGFSKAYRVEQPLVRLRGGANIGEGRVEVLKNGEWGTVCDDSWNLEAATVVCRELGFGSAKEALAGGKLGQGMGPVHMNEVKCSGFEKSLTECYFNRDALGCSHEEDAAVRCNVPAMGFQNRLRLSGGRNPFEGRVEVLAEKNGSLVWGTVCSDSWGTIEATVVCRQLGLGFANNAFQETWYWPGDVSADDVVMSGVRCSGTEMTLAQCLHHGKHLDCPRGGGRFAAGVSCSETAPDLVLNAQVVEHTTYLEDRPMYILQCANEEHCLSSSAAAATSSSYRRLLRFSSQIHNNGLTDFRPRAAHNSWIWHECHRHYHSMEVFTHYDLLSFNGTKVAEGHKASFCLEDTQCEEGIEKRYECANFGQQGITVGCWDTYRHDIDCQWIDVTDVVPGDYIFQVVINPNFEVAESDYTNNVMKCRCRYDGHRIWMYNCYIGGSVSSESEESSFSGLMNNQLGHR
- the LOC110494120 gene encoding lysyl oxidase homolog 2A isoform X1, which gives rise to MPPPCSLLCRLATLLCVWALCQAQSDTKLPPGTPIIQLRLAGDKHKHYEGRVEVYYNGEWGTVCDDDFSIHAANVVCRELGYVEAVSWSPSSKYGKGEGRIWLDNVHCSGLERTLAQCESNGFGVSDCKHSEDVGVVCSQRRIAGFKFISTLTDNVESLNVQVEDVRIRAISSQRKRVPMTEGYLEVKDGGKWRQICDLEWTEMNSRVICGMYGFPGEKRYNTKVYKLLSKRRKKNYWGFGVNCTGNEASLHGCKLGHKVELRGNATCEKGLPVVVNCVPGRAFAPSHAQGFSKAYRVEQPLVRLRGGANIGEGRVEVLKNGEWGTVCDDSWNLEAATVVCRELGFGSAKEALAGGKLGQGMGPVHMNEVKCSGFEKSLTECYFNRDALGCSHEEDAAVRCNVPAMGFQNRLRLSGGRNPFEGRVEVLAEKNGSLVWGTVCSDSWGTIEATVVCRQLGLGFANNAFQETWYWPGDVSADDVVMSGVRCSGTEMTLAQCLHHGKHLDCPRGGGRFAAGVSCSETAPDLVLNAQVVEHTTYLEDRPMYILQCANEEHCLSSSAAAATSSSYRRLLRFSSQIHNNGLTDFRPRAAHNSWIWHECHRHYHSMEVFTHYDLLSFNGTKVAEGHKASFCLEDTQCEEGIEKRYECANFGQQGITVGCWDTYRHDIDCQWIDVTDVVPGDYIFQVVINPNFEVAESDYTNNVMKCRCRYDGHRIWMYNCYIGGSVSSESEESSFSGLMNNQLGHR